The Verrucomicrobiia bacterium sequence AAACCATTCGTGCCCATCCATATGAATCCATAGGCATCGCCTTGGGCGTTGGCGCACTGATCGGTTATCTTTTGGCACGCCGCAATTAGAATACTCTTATGGATGCATCTCCTGGGAAGTTCGGTCGCATAACATCTCTTGCCAGAAGGATGCTGCACCGGTTTCTCGCCATAGGGGAGAATCGTATTGAGCTCTTCCTGCTCGAGGTGCAGGAAGAGCGTGAGAAATTGGTGAAAGTGCTGCTTCTTGTCGTAGGCATGGCAGTATTCGGCTTGCTGGCAGGCATCGCGCTGACCTTGGCGGTCATGCTGTTTTTCTGGGAGCGCTCACCAGTGCTGGCTCTGGTGATAATGACTCTGATCTATGGTTTGATGGCCGCATATTTGTATCATCGTATGATGGCTTTGCAACGGGATTGGCAAACGTTGCCGGGAACGTTGGAGCAATTGCGAAAGGACCGCGAATGTCTGGATCAAAATCTGCTTTGAACTCCTTGGAGGCGCGGAAACAGCTTTTGTTGATGGAAAGCGAATTGAATCGCATAGAGTGCTGCAATGAACTCGCCACTTTAAAACAGGAAGTATCCGGAGTTGTGGAGGAAGGTCGCTCATTAATTAACACCGCCGGATTCGTCGTGGCGGGTTTCAGGGCGGTGCGCAGTTTCTACAC is a genomic window containing:
- a CDS encoding phage holin family protein, producing MDASPGKFGRITSLARRMLHRFLAIGENRIELFLLEVQEEREKLVKVLLLVVGMAVFGLLAGIALTLAVMLFFWERSPVLALVIMTLIYGLMAAYLYHRMMALQRDWQTLPGTLEQLRKDRECLDQNLL